A single region of the Alphaproteobacteria bacterium genome encodes:
- a CDS encoding ABC transporter ATP-binding protein codes for MLEVAGITTFYGESQVLFGVSFDVKPAQVVTLLGRNGMGKTTTVNAIMGLKPPRGGSIRFRKLALRGLPSHRIARHGIALVPEGRQIFPNLSAHENLVATAANRRNAQRPWTADRVYEMFPTLAARRDNRGDSLSGGEQQMLAIGRALMTNPELLILDEATEGLAPMVRGEIWRCLEMLKSEGLAILLIDKNLDALTRIGDWHYIMEKGRIAWSGDSAALISGPDIRARYLGV; via the coding sequence ATGCTGGAAGTTGCGGGCATCACGACGTTTTACGGTGAAAGCCAGGTGCTGTTCGGCGTCAGCTTCGACGTGAAACCCGCCCAGGTCGTTACCCTGCTGGGCCGCAACGGGATGGGCAAGACGACGACCGTCAACGCGATAATGGGGCTGAAACCGCCGCGCGGCGGCAGCATCCGCTTTCGCAAGCTGGCGCTGCGGGGCCTGCCCAGCCACAGGATCGCCCGGCACGGCATCGCCCTTGTTCCGGAGGGCCGGCAGATTTTCCCGAACCTTTCGGCGCATGAAAACCTGGTGGCGACCGCCGCCAACCGGCGCAATGCCCAACGGCCATGGACAGCGGACCGGGTCTACGAAATGTTTCCAACGCTGGCGGCGCGCCGGGACAACAGGGGCGATTCGCTGTCCGGCGGCGAACAGCAGATGCTCGCCATCGGTCGCGCGCTGATGACCAACCCGGAACTGCTGATCCTGGACGAGGCGACCGAAGGCCTGGCGCCGATGGTCCGCGGCGAGATCTGGCGCTGCCTGGAAATGCTGAAATCCGAAGGGCTCGCAATCCTGCTGATCGACAAGAACCTGGACGCGCTGACCCGCATCGGCGACTGGCACTATATCATGGAAAAGGGCCGCATCGCCTGGTCCGGCGACAGCGCGGCGCTGATCTCCGGTCCGGATATCCGGGCGCGCTATCTCGGCGTATGA